From Streptomyces sp. NBC_01551:
CTGCTCGTCGACGTGCGTGGTGGTGACGTTGCGCCAGGTGCGGCCGCCGTCGCGGGACGTGGCGGCCAGCAGGCCGGTGCGCGTGCTCTTGGTGAAGTCGACGCCCTCGCCGCTCGCGTAGACGGTGCCGTCCGGTCCGGTGCTCACCCAGGGGTCGGTGGCCCGTTCGAAGTCCGCTCCGCCCGGGGCGCAGAGGCTGAACGGCAGCGTGCTCCGGTGGAAGGTGTGGCCGTCCGTGGTCCAGCCGGCCACCAGGCCACGGGCGCCGCCGTCGTTCCAGCGGTCCTGCTGGAACACGGTGACCACGCGCTTGGGGTCGCGCGGATCGACGGACAGGTACGGCTCGACCTCGGTGGCCGGGTAGACGATGCTGTCGGGGGATCTCGCTCCGATGGTGCACTCCGCGTACGGGTCGCCGTGGGACACCTTGACCAGTGGTGTGCCGTCGGGGTTCCGGTCTGCTGCGGCGGGAGTCGCGCCGGTGACCGTGACGAGCAGGAGCGCGGCGGTGGTGACGGCGGTCAGGGGCAGGAAGACGCGCATGCGGGATCTCCTCCGGGCCTGTCGGCTGGGGCACGGAGGCGTATCGGAAGGCGAGGGTGGGGCGACTCCGCTTGGTTGTCTTCGGCGTTGCGGCCGGCGCCCTTGATGGGCCGAACGACGGAGTCGTCCCCGGGGTCGTCGAGGAGCACGGCGGAGCCGACCGGCGGGTGCGGCGTGCCGGTCGGCTCCTTGGTCGTGCTGTTACGGCGCCGTCTCGTAGGTCCCGGGAGAGGGCCGCGGGCCGCTTGCCGGTTGGCGATGCCGGCGGGGTCGGCCTTGTCTCAGACGGGTCGGCGCGATCATCGCCCGCGCCAGAAGGAAGACTCCATCACGTCGGCGCAGAAGCGGGCGACGTCGATGGTCTTGGCGTCGAGACCGTCCGCCGGGGCCCGCGTTGTGTCCGGGCAGGCCGGAGGTTGAGGAGGAGGCGGGCCGTACCTGCCTCCGACCGGTGCCGGCGGGCGGCTGCCGCGCGCGGTCCCCTAACGCGGCTCGTGGGCCGCCGCCCGGCAGGCACCGGTCGCGGCGCCGCCCGCCACTCCGGCCCCGGTCAGCCCGGTCACACAACTCTGCAGGTCTCCGACCACGCCACGGCTGCAGGCCGCTGCGGCGGAGTCGGAATCGGTGGCACCGGCCAGTTCGGCCATCTGCGTGCAGGCGGGGATGTCCGCCCGGGCCGCGGGAGCGGCGACCACACCGCCGAGGGCGAGGGTCAGGCCGGTGAGGGCACCGGCGATACGGGTCGACGTGCGCATGGGACGCACCTGCCTTCCGGGTTGGTCGCGCGGTCCTGGTCCCGGCGGGCCGGATCCACGCGGTAGGGCCGCCTGGCGACGCTCGGTGAGTGGTGCCCCCGGCCGGCGGGCTCACGGACTGACCGCACGGTCTGCGTCGCATCCATCGAGCCGCACCGGGACATGGCCGCCAGGCCGAAGGGGAGGGCCGCGGACCGGACGAGACGCACTCGGACTTCCACTCGCGGGCCCCACTCCAGCGTCGCATCCTCTCCCCCGCCCGTCCTGGGCACCGGGGGGCGGCCGGCCTCCGCTTCCCCGTGGGGGGTGCTGGGCCGCCACTGCGGTGGCATGTTCCAGCGGGTGGTACCGCAGTCGCCGCCCCGACCGGGAGCGGGTCCCTGATCAGGCGCGGTGTCGGACTCCCCCCGCACCCGACAGCACTGTCAACCGCATGGCCCAACATGACGCGCCACCCACATGGGTGAGAAGCTGAACAGTGCCCCAACAGAGGCAATCCGCGAAAGGGGAACCGAATGCGCATTCGACGAATCCTCGCTGCCGTCATGGCCACGGCAGCCCTCGCAGGACTCGGCCTCACAGGTGCCGCCGCCGCCACCGCCGCCACCCCACAGGCTGCCCCATCCGTCGTCACCCCTTCTGAGTGCAAGGACGGCGGCGGAACGCCCGCGATCAATGAGGATGGCAACTACTGCAACGGCGGTACGAAGGACGGGGAGCAGGTCGACTGAACGCCACAAGGCGCCCTGCGCCCCGCAGCCACGCGCCGCGGGGCGCTCCGCGCGAGCGGAGCCGGGAGAGTCCGCTCGTGTGACCACAGCCGCTAGGCAGTGTCTTCAAAGGGTTCTGATGGGGGATCATGGAGGCATGGTGCGTCGTCATGAGTTGTCGGATCTGGAGTGGGAAGCGTTGTCCGCGTTACTGCCGCGGTCGTCTTCGGGGCGGCCGCGGCTGGATGACCGCAGGGTTCTGAACGGGATCGTATGGAAGCTGCGGACGGGGTCGGCGTGGCGTGATGTGCCGGAAAGGTACGGGCCTTGGCGGACGTTGTATACGCGTTTCCGCAGGTGGGCGCTGGATGGGACGTTTACGCGGATGCTGGCCGCGGTGCAGGCGGAGAAGGACGCGTGCGGTGACATCGACTGGCTGGTGTCGATCGACTCCACGGTCGCGCGGGCCCATCAGCACGCCGCGGGTGCCCGCAAAAAGGGGCGGGGCGGGGGGACGAATTGTGTGATCACGCCCTCGGGCGATCCCGAGGCGGACTGACCACAAAGATTCACCTCGCGTGCGACGGTCGCGGCCGGCCGCTCGGCTTCGTCCTCACCGGCGGCAACGCCGCCGACTGCACCCGCTTCGAGGAGGTCATGGACACCATCAACGTCCACCGGGCCGGGCCCGGACGGCCTCGAACCCGCCCAGACCATGTCCTGGGCGACAAGGGCTACAGCTCCCGCAAGATACGCGCCTACCTGCGCAAACGCGGGATCAGCCACACCATCCCCGAACGCCGTGACCAGCGCGCCCACCGATCCCGCCGGGGCCGCGCCGGAGGAAGGCCGCCAGCCTTCGACAAGCGGCTCTACAAGCACCGCAACGTCGTCGAACGCTGCTTCAACCGCCTAAAACAGTGGCGTGGCATAGCCACCAGATACGACAAAACCCGGGAGTCCTACCAAGCAGCCGTCACGATCGCGTCCCTCCTCCTCTGGATCAAACCAGTTTGAAGACACTGCCTAGGTGTCCCCAGCCCATCCGATTGACCTGCACTTGTGCCAACCAGCTTCGGCACCATGCGGCGCTGTCTACCGAGAGTTCTTGGCACATCGGTACAAACACTCGGGCCCTCCGGCCGCTGTGCTGACCAAGACGCCTCTTCCCCCTCCAGCAACCGCAAGATGGGGGCTCCCCCACTTCGTCGCTCCCGACTCCTTCCCGGACTGCCGCTGGATCATTCCCTCGAAAGCGCGTCCGCGGTGCCTTCTTGACTACCGACGAGGCTGCCGGCGGTGCCCATCGTGGAGCCCTCCGTCCAGCCCCTGCCGTGCGCCGAATCGCTCCGTCACTCACGGGCCCTCGGCCGTTCGCGGTCAGCCACTGCGGGGCTGAACCCTGAAAAGCACGCCGCCGAAACATCTTCTTGCAGCGCTCCCCCAAGGCTCCCGGGTCGCCTACCACAGGCTGGGCCACTGACATCTCGGTGTGATGAGACGAGTTGCGCAAGTAAGAAGACAGTCACGATGCTCTTCGCAATTTCCACCGCACTCATGGCATGTAAGGCGGAGTCGTGGCTCCTCAGACCCTGCTTCTCGATCGCGAGCCAGTCTGCGCACCGAGGGCGACCGACCCTTGGTCGGACACATCGACGCTGCATGATCTCGCGCGAGTGCATGACATTTCGGCTGATGCTTTCAGCCAGTTGGTCATGCGGTCGGATTGGAGTGCCCGGTGGACGACGGCCTGGCGTTTTGGGAGGACAGCGACCGATTACGCCGTTCAGGACCTGGGCGAAGTTGACATGGCCTCCAGTGTTCCTGTGCGCCGCTTCACTTGGCGTACCGATCAGTGGCATCGTCCGGGCCTTGGCTATCTGGGCAGACTGGCGTCTCTCACCCGAGGACTGGAAGACATTGTGCGAGGGGATCCCCGGCCTCGAACAGCGTCAGGCGACCGGCGACCCTCAAGTCGGCGAGGCAGTGATCTGGTGCATGGTCAATGAGTCCAGCTATCTTCACAGCCCGGCGGTAACGCAACGTCGCTCCACTGCGCGCTCTCCACATCGGCTGACCGAACAGGCCGGGCTATTCGCGAACAGGAACCAGCGCAGGCCCTCCTACATCGCTCTGCGCCACCGGCTCATGGCCTATGCCACCCAGCTCGCCCGAGCCTGCGACGAGGGGACGGACTTGCAATTCGAAGCGCTGAGCTGGGTCGCGCCGGCTGCCACACGCAGGTTGGATCCGATCCGTTGACGACACGTCCGCTCGCACGGAGTCTCGCCCCACTGCCGGAAGAGTCTCTGCCGGGACTGCTCCTGCGGCTTGCATACCGACTGGATCGCTCACCTGCAAGAATTGCCACACTCTGCGGCCTGAGTCACTATCAGAATCGGCTTCCTGCGGAGTACTTGGTTTCTTTGCCATCTGAGACCGCCAAGGCTTTCGAAGCCGCCGCGTCTTTGCACGTAGGTGAAGCCAACGCCCTCACTCTGTCAGCCATGACCACCTCCTATGCACCGCTGGCTGCCCTGCGTCTGGACGGCAGTCGCAATTTGACCTCTGCTCGACGTACCTGGGCCCTCAGCCTGTCCAGCCGCTACTGCCCAAACTGCCTCCTCGGGGACGGGAACGCGGTGCAGAACGCGTACGGCGGCCCGTGGAAACTGCGCTGGCATCTCCCGGCCTCCTTCGCGTGCACTGCCCACGGCCGCCTTCTGGCACAGGGGTGTCCGCGGTGCGGAGGCCGTCAGAACCTACCCTCGAGCACCGAGCGCCAAGGGCTTATCACGCAGCGCGCGATCACTGGCCTGCACCCGGCACAGTGCCGCCACCTCGTCGCCGGCACTGTCGATACCGGCGGCCGGACACCCCTGTGTGGAACACGCCTTGACAAGGCGGGTTGTGCGAGCACGGGACCGGACAGCGGCCTCGACTTAATGCTCGCCCTGCAGCGACGAATCGACCGACGCCTCGCGTCCAGGCAGTCACCAGCGACAAGGGACGAGTACTTAGGATCAGAGCAGTACTTCTTTCCCGACCTGATCGCTGCCGCTCAGCTGATCCGGCTCAGCTGGCCTGACAGCGCACGCTTCGCCGCCTCGAGCACGCTCGCCGACCGGATTGCCGTCCACGTGGCCACGTGGACCGCCCTCCGCGACGGGTGCAGCCCGGACAAGCGGGTTCGTGACGCGTGGGCCGCGCCCGAAGATCCGGCCGAGTGCGGAGCGCTCCTGTTGGCTGCGGAAACCCTGCTCGGCGATCGGGGCCAAGGAGGTACGGCCCTGCGCGAGCGGATCCAGCCCCTCGCCGCCACCGCGTTCCTGCGTAGCGGGGCAAACATCGGGGCCACCTTCCGGCGCATGGACGTCTCCACAGACCTGGCAAAGGCTCTTGTCCGGCGATCCTTGGTTTCAACCGCGCTGGCGGACACCCCCATGCCGGACAGCTCCTTCCGTCACGCACGTGTCATTTCGGGATCGAGCATGTCCCTGCCCTGCTGCCGGAGGCATGGCTCGGCGCGCACTTCACTGAACTCACGTCACACGGGAGAATCAAGGGTGCCTGGAATCCACGGCACCTACGCCGAGTCGCTTCGCTGAGGCTCGTCGAAATGGCCGGAGGCGGGACCTGGCCACAATGCGCCGAAATTCTAGGAATTCCTCGGATCACCGCCGAACATAGTTTGACCGTACTCAAGCGAAGCCTGCTGCCCAGCGGCCATTGGCCGCTGCTCGACGTGGCGGTAGAGACTGTTGCCAAGGAATTGGACACGGCCGCCGCGCTACGCGTGGATTTCGCTGCACGCCGTCGAACGCTAAGCACTTGGCAGATTCCTGCAGAGGATCTCGAAGCGCTGACTGCCGGCCTGACCCGCCTCGCCCGCGTGGATTCCCCCTTGACTCAGTCCGTTGTAACTGCGCTCGTGTGGGCTCGCGTCACCCAAGGCGACTACCTGCACAGTCCGACGGTCGAGGCACTCCGCCAAGCGCAGCAAAGCACCAAGCTGGTGGTCGCCGCCATCGGACAGCTACAGACCCCCAGCAACCGCAGAGGAGCCAGGCTCCGCTTCCTCCTACGCATCAATGACTACGCTGACGGTCTCGCATCAGGACCATAGATAACCCGGCCCGCCAACGGCTGTGTTGAGTGCCCGCTCGAACTCGAGATACTCACGCTTTGTCGAGCGGCCACCAGGATTGCGGCCGCAGAGAGCACAGTGAACGCTTCTCGGTCACCGTCATGGCCAGGTCGTACGAGCGCGGCGGCACCAGTGGCCGCGGCTACGGCACAGCCACACGGGTTGGGGACGACCAGCTCACGTCATGCATGTCCGCGGTCATCGACCACGACATCGCTGCCCCCTTCCCGTGCAGTGCACGCAGGGCGTGCGGGAACGACACTGCTGGCAGGGCGCAGCAGCGGGCCAGCTGCTCGACGTCGGCCAAACCCGTCCTCGCTCCTGGCGGCACGTGTGCCGCCAGGACGAGCACGAGCAGTTCCTCCGAAACCGACGCGCCCAGTTGCCGCGCCGCTGCCGTCGTTCGCAGAGCCCAATCGGCGGCGCGAGCGCGGTCGGTCCGCCCTGGACTCTGCACGAGCGCCACACCATCGAGTACTTGAGCCTCCACAGTGCTGCACTTGTTCACCGACCAGCATCCGGACCATCGCAGCCATCCCTCGAACTCGAGCTCCCGCCACAAACTCACACGGCTGTGCACCCCCATCCCCCGCAGGAGACCTCCGGGTAGCCGGACTCCTCCCGCCCGCGAAGCGCGTAGCGCGCATTGCACGGCCACCAGACGGGCATGCGCGCCTACAGCCGGATCCAGCGCCGATGCCAGGTAACTGAGTAGGTAGGCCACCCGCCGCCGCTGCGCCTCACCATGGCGGTACCCGCCCGAGGCCGTGGCACCGGGCTTGAGCAAGGGCCGTACCGCCAGAACGGTCGAAGGGACGACCGCGGCCTGTTCCGTCGCCCGAGCGCACTCCAGACACGCCTCGGCCAGTGTCCAGCGACGCTCGCCTTCACTTCTGACGAGGACGAGCTCGAGGGCTCCATGGCACCCACGACGGCTTCGGTGCCAGCGGCAACCGTGCTCGGAGCACCGACAGACCCGCAGGTGCTGCGGCAGAGCCTCTCGTCGGGCATGCTCCGCCAGATGCCCGAAGGCCGCGGACCGCGCGTCCCGACCGGCGCTCTTCACGCTGCCGCAGGTGTGACAGCTGAGAACCGGCCCGTACTCGCCGGGTCGGATTGCCACGGACCACATCTGCTTCATCACGCTTCTCCTCCTC
This genomic window contains:
- a CDS encoding IS5 family transposase (programmed frameshift); the protein is MVRRHELSDLEWEALSALLPRSSSGRPRLDDRRVLNGIVWKLRTGSAWRDVPERYGPWRTLYTRFRRWALDGTFTRMLAAVQAEKDACGDIDWLVSIDSTVARAHQHAAGARKKGRGRGDELCDHALGRSRGGLTTKIHLACDGRGRPLGFVLTGGNAADCTRFEEVMDTINVHRAGPGRPRTRPDHVLGDKGYSSRKIRAYLRKRGISHTIPERRDQRAHRSRRGRAGGRPPAFDKRLYKHRNVVERCFNRLKQWRGIATRYDKTRESYQAAVTIASLLLWIKPV
- a CDS encoding TniQ family protein, with amino-acid sequence MTTRPLARSLAPLPEESLPGLLLRLAYRLDRSPARIATLCGLSHYQNRLPAEYLVSLPSETAKAFEAAASLHVGEANALTLSAMTTSYAPLAALRLDGSRNLTSARRTWALSLSSRYCPNCLLGDGNAVQNAYGGPWKLRWHLPASFACTAHGRLLAQGCPRCGGRQNLPSSTERQGLITQRAITGLHPAQCRHLVAGTVDTGGRTPLCGTRLDKAGCASTGPDSGLDLMLALQRRIDRRLASRQSPATRDEYLGSEQYFFPDLIAAAQLIRLSWPDSARFAASSTLADRIAVHVATWTALRDGCSPDKRVRDAWAAPEDPAECGALLLAAETLLGDRGQGGTALRERIQPLAATAFLRSGANIGATFRRMDVSTDLAKALVRRSLVSTALADTPMPDSSFRHARVISGSSMSLPCCRRHGSARTSLNSRHTGESRVPGIHGTYAESLR